In the genome of Bremerella sp. P1, the window CCCAACTCTCCTAGCCCCCGAACGTTTTGGATTTGCCTGATCTTGGGCAGTGTCGTCAACTTGGCGGCGTCGATACCAACTTATACGAACACGAACTATACGGTCCTTACCAGATTGTCGTGGTTGATCCCCGACCTATGCTTCGGCCTGGCCTATGGTATGGCGTTGGCGTTGTTAACACACGCCGCGCGTTTTCGACAGTGGGCGACTCTTATGCCGGGGCATTGGCGATTGATCGCGTTTCTTTCGACTTGGTTTATCTATGCCGGGTCCTTTGCAGCGCCGTTGGCCGCACTGGCCGTCTATCTTGCTTTCGCTCTGATCACCAAAGAACGTCTTGTCTGGAGAGTGTACGCTTGGCTGTGCGTGCTCATTTACGCGTTGGAACTATCGCAGACGATCTTCGTGAACCTAATTTCGGGTGAGATTTTTGCAGCTAATACGGAAATGGGTGGTGATCCACCCGACATAGGCGACTCGCCCATGCTCATTGCATTCATGGTGATTGCGTTCTTCGTGATGATCTTCAATCTGGCGACGCTCGTCGCGCTTATCGCTGGCGTCGCTACCGATATCCAATCGAAAATCCGCCGTGATGCCTATCACTACTTGGGGCTGATCCTCGTACTAGTCCTGCCCATGTCTCAGTGGATCTGGCAAATAGTCGTCGGCGGAGGGCTAGATACGCTTTACCTTCAGTGATTCAGGAGACCGCCTCACCAGGTATTCTTCTACGAACTAAGCGTCCCTTAGTCGTCCAAGTCATTCGTCCGCAAATCCGCCAGCTTCGTTACCAGTTTCGCCTGAAACTCCTTCACCACATCCTGATACTTCGGATCGCCAGCCAGATTCGTGTACTGCTTGGGATCTTTCTCCATATCGAACAGCTCGACGCCGCCGGTGCCGTCTTCCTTGTATTGGATGAACGCCCAGCGATCGGTACGCAGGAGGAAGCCTTTTTGCATGGGCGAGACGTTCAAGATCTCGTCGTGCACGCTGGCCTTCGGATCGTTGAGCATCGGCGTGATGTCTTTCCCTTGTAGCCGCTCCGGGACTTCCAGGCCGCACAGCGCGGCGGTGGTGGGATAGAGGTCCAATAGCTGCGTTAGCGAGTCGCACACGGCAGGCTTCTGCCCTGGCACTTTGATGATCAGCGGAACGCTGGCTGACTCTTCGTGCAGGCTCACCTTTGCCCAGAAGTCGTGCTGACCGAGGTGAAAGCCATGATCGCTGGTGAAGATAACAATCGTATTGTCGGCCTCGCCGCTGGCTTCCAGGGCATCCAACACCTTGCCAACCTGGGCGTCGAGAAACGCGACCGCGCCGTAGTACCCACCAACCGCTTTCTTCTGACGGCGGATATCCATCTTCATGTTCTTGCTGGTCTTGTAGTTGATGCCCATGCGCGGAATGTCATCCCAGTCGCCGGGGACTTTCTCAGGCAGTTCGCGATTAGCGTACGGCTTGTAAGGCTCGACATACTTACGCGGCGCGACAAACGGAACGTGCGGGCGAACAAACCCCACGGCCAGAAAGAACGGCTTGTCAGCCTTCGCGTGTTGCTCAATGAGCTCGACCGCTTTCGCGGCGGTCTTCCCGTCGCTGTGAACTTCATCGTCCCCGTCTGCTTCGACTACGACAAACGTATTGCCGCCTACCACAGGCTTCTTGCCATCGGGATTGCCTTCGAGCGTTTCGCCATCGCCGGGCGCTTTCCATTCCGGGCCGGGGCTGTTGAAACGTTCGACCCAGCAGATCGGATCGTCGGCGCCGTCTCCGCCACTTTCGATCCCGCCTGGGACGCCCATGTGAAAGATCTTGCTCACGCGAGCCGTGTAGTAACCGTTGTTACGAAAGTGCTGCGGCCACATGGCCCGGTCACCGATCTGCGGACGAGGACTCACGTAACCCATCACACCGGTCGCATGCGGGTAATAGCCAGAAAGAAACGACGCACGACTCGGACCGCAGTAGGTCGCATTGCAGTAGGCGTGGGTGAATCGTGTTCCTTGGGCAGCCAAACGATCGATGTTGGGCGTCTTGCTGACATCATTCCCGTAGCACGAAAGCGCCGTCGGTGTGAGGTCGTCCGAAATGATGAACAACACGTTCAGCGGCTTGTCGGCAGCTTGGCTCAGGGAAGAGAGAAAAAGGACGATCAGCAGCGCAGTCGTGCGAGTCATCGGCAGGCGTTCCTTGGCAGGGAGGTCATACGTTCTGGGCAGGCAGATTTCATTCTAGCCGCTGTGCGCGAAATTGCACGAACAACTTTGGCAGCTACCTAGGAACCCAGAATCGCCGCCAGACCTTCTCGGTAGCTCGGGTGCTTCGGCTGAAAGCCCAACTCAGTGACCAATCGCTGGTTGCTCATCTTCCGGTCGGAGCCTGCCCTCTTGGCGGCTGGGGAATCGGGGTCTGGTTCTTCGAAGGTTGGTTCCGGGGCACCCAGCAGCCGGGCTACCTCTTTGTAGTAGTCGCGGCGGTCGACTGGCGTGCCGTCGCTGACAATATATAGAGGAGAAAAACTCTCGGCATCGGCGGCCAGGCGAATGGCTTGGACGGCGTCGTCGACGTGGATCAAGTTCAACGCACCGCCGCCAGGGGCTGGAATTGGCCGTCCGGCCTGGATGTCAGCGGAGCGAGGGATGCGCTTGGGACCATAGATCCCGGCCATCCGCAGAATGACACTTCGGCTGGACCAGACGGAATGGTCGCGCAAGTACTGTTCGGCTTTCAGAAACGCTTTTCCGCCAGGGCGAGCCGGATCGCAGGGGGTATCCTCGTCGACCGTTTGACCATCGGCGTCGCCGTAAACGCCGGTCGTGCTGACAAAGACCAGCCTCCGGGTCGACTCTGGCAGGTGATCGAGGACGTTTTTCAGACCTTCGGCATACACATCCTCGCGGGAAGCCCCACTGTCGGCGTCATACCCAACGGCGAACACGACCGTGTCCGCATCTGGCAAACTGCGCAAAGTATCCGTGTTGGTTACGTCGGCGATTTGCGGGTGGTAACCCTGCTGTTCAAACTGTCGGGCTCGTTCCTGGGACCTTGTTGTAGGGAAAACCGAATCGCCGGCTGCATGAAAAGCTTCGGCCAATGGGATTCCGACATAGCCACATCCAATGATCATTCGCGAGCGTGATTCCAACGGTTTTCCTTCCTAAAATAGCCAAACGAAACAAACGCTAAACTCTGACGGGATTGGCGTTTCTGACAATTCTAACAATTCCAAAGCGAGACTACCAAAGTCCTTCGGGGTTGACTAACATGGTGGTAGGAATGCGGTGACAGCAACGCCTACGCAGGTTGGCCCCGCCTGCGGTGCTAGTGACCAAGAACGTGACAAACTCTTGATCGTATTCCTAGAATAAAACCGAACCCCGATACGACCCCTACGTATTTGAGGTTGTCAGTTGAAATTCTAAAGGGCACATCATGAAACAACGGATCCTCCCCTCCTCTTATCTTTCCGGTAGCGTGGCAGCATCCTTCCGAAAATTTCTGATCGTATGCGGTTTGATCTTGTGTTTGCCCCTACTGTCCAATGCACAGGATAAGGCCAACCCGCAGATTCAACGCACGGCACACTTCGCCGAGATTCTTACCGGAGACGCTCCGGATAACGTGGCCGACCTGCGTTCGATGGAACAGCAGATTCAACAGGTCAGTAAGAAAGCTCTCGCCGCAACCGTCGGTGTGATTGTCGGGCCCGCGCAAGGTTCTGGCGTGATCGTTAGCGAAGACGGACTGATCCTCACCGCTGGCCACGTGATTGGTGCCCCCAATCGCGATGTGACCATCATTTTGAACGACGGCACGCGGGTGAAGGGTGTGACGCTGGGTATGGACCGCAGCATCGACTCGGGTGCGATTCAGATCACCACGCCTGGCAAGTACGACTACTTACCGATTCGCAAGTCGAGTGGACTTCGCGAAGGAGAATGGGTTTTGGTGATGGGACATGCTGGCGGGATCGTGAAAGATCGCCTGCCGGCTTTGCGACTGGGCCGCGTGTTGGCTTCCAGCCGTGACGTGATTGCTACGGACGCTACCTTGGTGGGCGGCGACAGTGGTGGTCCTTTGTTAGACATTCAAGGCAACGTGATTGGGATCAACAGCCGAATCGGCAACCGGATCACGGCCAACTTACACGTTCCTTCCACACGCTACCTCGAAGACATCGACCGCCTGAAGAAGTCGGAAGTCTGGGGACGGCTGGGCGGAACGCAACCATATTTAGGTGTACGTTGTGAATCTGACCGACAGGAAGTCGTTGTCACACGCGTCACCCCAGGTTCCCCGGCAGCAAAAGCGGGAATCGAAGAAGGGGACGAAATCTTGCGACTTAACAATCGCAATATCGGAACCTTCGATGACTTGAAACTGATGGTAAATCAGTATTCTCCGGGCGATCGCATTAAGGTACGGATACGGCGCAGCTCGGGCAGCGTAATTACTCTTGAAGTTGAACTTGCAGATCGTCGCGAGTTGGACCGGAACTAGAGTAACCCTGGGAAGAGACAGGCTACCAGCCACTTTACCTTGCCTGGTGTATCACTAGCGCAGGCGCACCTTGTGTGTTTGCCTGCAAACCGTACCAGCTTTCGACGAAACAACGGAGTGACCACATGCCCCGGTTTCGTTTGAATTCATTGCTGTCCCTTTTGATCATGGCTCCTTTGTCGTTGGCGATGCTTGCCCCGACACCGGTCATCGGTCAAGTCTTTGAAAGTGACGGCATCGCGATGCGTTTCATGAAACGCGTCCATCAGCGCAGCAGTAGCGAAGTCCTGGGTGCGTTCAACTCGGTCGTACGCAACACGCGTCGTGCGACGGTTGAACTCAAGCGTGGCGGCGAACGCGTTGCCATGGGAGGCATCGTCGACCCCAACGGCTTGATCGTCACCAAGGCCAGCTTGGTCAATACGTATAACAATGACGCTCCCCTGGTCGTGGAACTGGCCAATGGCGATCAGTACCTGACCAGCGAAGTCGCTGCAATCGACAAAGAAAACGACCTGGCACTGGTTCGTATTGATGGCAAGAACCTGCCGGTAATGGAGATCGCCAAAACCAGTAAGTTGTCGCTGGGCAGTTTGCTGGCCACGGCCGGTCTGGATGAAGAGCCGGTCGCGATCGGCGTGTATGGTCTCGATCCACACAAAGTCGACATGAAGAACGCCATGCTCGGCGTGATGCTTTCCCGTGAACCAGGCCCAGCGACCGTGGACATGGTGGTCGAAAAGAGTGCCGCGGCAAACGCCGGCATTTTGGCTCAGGACATTATCGTTTCGCTCAATGATCTGGCGATCGATTCAGGCAACCATTTGATCGAAACCGTTCGCACCTTCGAGCCAGGTGATTCGCTCCGCGTGAAGCTCAAGCGGGCCGATAAAGAGGTCCTGCTAAGCGTCATTCTGGGCGAATGGGTTGCTGGTCCGAACCAGGCCCGTCATGAGTTCCAGAATCACCTCGGAGGCGAGCTGAGCACGCGTCGTAGCGGCTTCCCTTCGGTCTTCCAGCACGACAGCTATCTGCAGCCGGAGCAATGCGGCGGACCGATTGTCAACTTGGACGGACAGGTCGTCGGATTGAATATCGCTCGCGCGGGCCGCGTGGCCACCTATGCGATTCCAGGAGCCGAGTTGTCGCAGTCGATTGCCAAGATGCTTTCGGCGGCGGGAGCGACCAAGAATCAGGACATCGTGCAGTCACGCCTGAGTGCCAAGCCAGTGATCTCTGAAAATGGCGAATCTGCCCTGGCTCCTGGCGAGACCCGCTGGATTCCACGCGAGACGTCGAAGTAGAATAGAGTTCGTCGCAAGACGTATAACTCGGACTACTATCGAATTTTTCAGTTTTCAACAGAGGCAATCTCCCCTGGATTGCCTCTGGCTGAACATGGAAAACTGAGCATCGAAGAATCAGGCTATCATGCAAGACAAACTGGCCGAACTGCGGGAGACCTTGGTCGAACTGCAGCGAGAACTACGCGAAGTTGACCAGCTGGACGCCGATACCAAATCACGTCTGGAAGGGGTCATGGAATCGATTAACGATGCACTGCATCGCGAAGACACCGAGGCCCTGACCCATCCTTCGCTGCGAGAAACGATCAACGAAGGAAACTCGCAGCTGGAAGATAGCAGCTATCCTTCTCTGACGCGTATCCTGAGTAATCTGGCTGATATCCTGGGCAATAGTGGACTGTAAGTTGCTTCAATTCGCTTTGGCAATTCGGGGCGAAGCGAAGGGCGTGCGTCATCGCCGCGTTGCTGTGAGTAAAATTTCGGTATTTTAGAAATATTACCGAGTCCCAAGCACGAACAGTGGGTTAGATACTTCCGTTCGACAGATTATCGGAACGTCTGCGAACGCATTGTTCTTATTTATTCCCTATGCTTTGGACCTTCTAAGTATGCCCTCTCCCTCTGATTTTTGTTCGTTTCGCGGTACGCGCGTATCGCTTCCGATGGCCATGTTCGGCCTGCTGATGTTCATTCCCCTGGTCGGCTGCCAGTCCTCGGTGGACACCGATGGACGCCAGGCCGTTACCGGTGAAATCTCCTTGAATGGAGCCCCGATTCAATCGGGTTCAATCCGCTTCGAGCCGGTTGGCGGCCAGACGGCCAGTGGCTCGACGATCACCGAAGGCAAATACACGATTCCTGCCGAAAAGGGACTGAAGCCGGGCAAATACCGTGTGTTTATCAATGCGACCGCACCGGATGCCGAACAACGTTCGGCGGAAGACCTAATGAACAACCCCGGCCCTCCGAAGAAAGAATTGATCCCGGCCAAGTACAACACCAAGAGCGACGTGACCGTGGAAGTCACTGAGGCCGGCCCCAATCAATTCGACTTCCCGATCGAAGGCAAATAACCTTCGTCCTAAAGAAGGCAGACCTCAATCGCAACAAGCGAAGGACCTGCCTTTCTGCAAACTGGCACGCGGCCGGAATCCGGTGATCTGCGTGCAGTCGATACTTTTTATTTCACTTCATTCCCTAGGAACATTGCAATGCGCACTCAATCTTGGATCTCGCGCCGAGGTTTTACCTTGGTCGAACTGTTGGTGGTGATCGCCATTATCGGCGTTCTCATCGCCCTGCTCTTACCGGCTGTTCAACAAGCCCGTGAAGCAGCTCGCCGAATCGAATGCAGCGGCAACCTCAAGCAGTTGGGGCTGGCCATGCACAACTATCATGACGTGAACAACTCGCTGCCGATCGGCTACATCGGCGACACGACCGGCGACGGTTGGGTCAAAGGAATTCTGCCGTATATCGAACAGAACGCGATGTACGAACAGTGGACCGAAAGCCAGAACTACAACACCGGCACGAATCAGTCCAACGTCTGCCAAAAGCGAATCGACCTGATGAGTTGCCCCAGCGATACCGAATCGCAGTGGTACAACAGCATTCCGCAGTACAACTACGCGGTGAACCTGGGTAATACCTCGTCGACGCGAGTTTCGCCTCTGAACGGCGTGACCTTCGCTTCCGGTCCTTTCCACAACGAGAACAACGCTGGCGGTACCTGCAAGACGTACGGCTTTCGGGACATCGTTGACGGAACGAGCAACACGTTGATGCTGATGGAAGTTCGCCAAGGGCTGGAAGCCACCGACCTCCGTGGTCTGACATGGTGGGGTCCTGGCTCAGGCGTCACGGCCCACTACGGTCCGAATACGACTTCGCCGGATGCACTCAATAGTGGCTTCTGCAAAAACAATCCCCAGCGTGGCATGCCTTGCCAAGGTTATACGGGAATCTCCGATGCTTCGAATCCGCTGATCTTCTCCTCGCGTAGCCAACACCCTGGTGGTGTTCAGGTTTCGCTGTCGGATGGATCGACTCGCTTCATCCCTGAAACCGTCGACATCGCTACCTGGCGGGCTCTGGGAACGATGAACCAGGGCGAAGTCGTTACCCTTCCGTAACACGCATCCATTCAAACTGATCGTTCCGTAGTAAAGCCACCTGCCAAAACGCAGGTGGCTTTTTTTGCGCCGTTTTATTTCTGCATGTAAGTTGTTGCTGGCGTTTATGTTTTGACAAACTTATTGATTCTTCTAACAAAATGACAATAAAGCGGCGTCATAAGATCTCTCACCGCGCTGAAACCCTGCAACATCTCATCCCAACATGATCTTCGTCGCTTTCCCCTAAGAGCGTCGATTGCCTTATCCATCGTCTAGCGCGGAAGTTCTTTATGTTCATTCGTTTTGTGGGGCAGTGCGCGCTGCTCAGTTTATTGATTTCGATCGTGGGTTGCTCGGGGAATTCCGGCATTCAGCAGGTCTCCGGAATTGTTACGCTCGATGGGCAACCTTGCCCTGGGCTATTCGTTCTATTCACACCGCTGGAAGGCGAGTCACGCACTTCCTCCCGCGGACAAACCGATCAAGAGGGAAAGTTCACGCTGCGTTACACGTCGCAGATCCAAGGTGCCCAAGTCGGAAAACACCTGGTGCAAATCTCACCGAATCCTGAGCCCGAGCCAGGGATTCCGAAGGTCAAGATTCCGCCGCGATACAACCGCTCGTCGACGCTGAATGCTGTTGTCCAAGAAGGCAGCAAAAACGAATTTCAATTCGATTTGACCAGCGGCAAATAGTTCACACATTGATTTCGCGATAAATCTTTCGCCGTAATTCTATCTATCATCTGATTCGTATTTTCCAGGAGGTTTCGATGAATCGACAACGCGGCTTTACCTTAGTCGAACTGTTAGTGGTGATTGCCATTATCGGAGTTTTGATCGCCCTTTTGCTGCCGGCCGTGCAACAGGCGAGAGAAGCGGCCCGTCGCAGTCAGTGCAGCAACAACCTGAAACAGATTGGCCTGGCGCTGCACAACTATCACGACACGTTTGGCTCGTTTCCATCGGCATGGATTCAAGTAGGCAGTAGTCGATATCACGGTTGGGGCGCGCTGATCCTTCCGTTCATGGAACAAGGTAACATCCATGAGAACCTTGCCCCCGACTTTGGCAACTCGCGTTCCGCCAATACCGAAGACAAGGCCGGAGCCATCATCAGCGGGTATCTTTGTCCCTCGTCTTCGCTGACCGAACGTAGCGATGCCGGGCACGGCCGGTCGAACTATCAATGCAGCAAGGGAGGTGCCTACCAGAACAACGACAAAGGGGGCATGTTCTGGGATAATAGCGACGTCAGCTTTCGTGACGTGACTGACGGCACAAGCCATACGATCATGGTGGGCGAAAACGAAGGACACTCCAATCCAGGCGATGCCGGCCTCCCCGTTTGGGCCCAACCTAACAAGAACAA includes:
- a CDS encoding trypsin-like peptidase domain-containing protein: MPRFRLNSLLSLLIMAPLSLAMLAPTPVIGQVFESDGIAMRFMKRVHQRSSSEVLGAFNSVVRNTRRATVELKRGGERVAMGGIVDPNGLIVTKASLVNTYNNDAPLVVELANGDQYLTSEVAAIDKENDLALVRIDGKNLPVMEIAKTSKLSLGSLLATAGLDEEPVAIGVYGLDPHKVDMKNAMLGVMLSREPGPATVDMVVEKSAAANAGILAQDIIVSLNDLAIDSGNHLIETVRTFEPGDSLRVKLKRADKEVLLSVILGEWVAGPNQARHEFQNHLGGELSTRRSGFPSVFQHDSYLQPEQCGGPIVNLDGQVVGLNIARAGRVATYAIPGAELSQSIAKMLSAAGATKNQDIVQSRLSAKPVISENGESALAPGETRWIPRETSK
- a CDS encoding DUF1559 domain-containing protein — translated: MRTQSWISRRGFTLVELLVVIAIIGVLIALLLPAVQQAREAARRIECSGNLKQLGLAMHNYHDVNNSLPIGYIGDTTGDGWVKGILPYIEQNAMYEQWTESQNYNTGTNQSNVCQKRIDLMSCPSDTESQWYNSIPQYNYAVNLGNTSSTRVSPLNGVTFASGPFHNENNAGGTCKTYGFRDIVDGTSNTLMLMEVRQGLEATDLRGLTWWGPGSGVTAHYGPNTTSPDALNSGFCKNNPQRGMPCQGYTGISDASNPLIFSSRSQHPGGVQVSLSDGSTRFIPETVDIATWRALGTMNQGEVVTLP
- a CDS encoding DUF1559 domain-containing protein; the encoded protein is MNRQRGFTLVELLVVIAIIGVLIALLLPAVQQAREAARRSQCSNNLKQIGLALHNYHDTFGSFPSAWIQVGSSRYHGWGALILPFMEQGNIHENLAPDFGNSRSANTEDKAGAIISGYLCPSSSLTERSDAGHGRSNYQCSKGGAYQNNDKGGMFWDNSDVSFRDVTDGTSHTIMVGENEGHSNPGDAGLPVWAQPNKNNLAGRQSLHSYGNRYEHIINAYLDAGQCTGKCDAGFSSRHPGGAQFVFADASVHFLPETIEIGTRDWDDSPDGTWIQLLIRNDGQVIDSDY
- a CDS encoding sulfatase, with the translated sequence MTRTTALLIVLFLSSLSQAADKPLNVLFIISDDLTPTALSCYGNDVSKTPNIDRLAAQGTRFTHAYCNATYCGPSRASFLSGYYPHATGVMGYVSPRPQIGDRAMWPQHFRNNGYYTARVSKIFHMGVPGGIESGGDGADDPICWVERFNSPGPEWKAPGDGETLEGNPDGKKPVVGGNTFVVVEADGDDEVHSDGKTAAKAVELIEQHAKADKPFFLAVGFVRPHVPFVAPRKYVEPYKPYANRELPEKVPGDWDDIPRMGINYKTSKNMKMDIRRQKKAVGGYYGAVAFLDAQVGKVLDALEASGEADNTIVIFTSDHGFHLGQHDFWAKVSLHEESASVPLIIKVPGQKPAVCDSLTQLLDLYPTTAALCGLEVPERLQGKDITPMLNDPKASVHDEILNVSPMQKGFLLRTDRWAFIQYKEDGTGGVELFDMEKDPKQYTNLAGDPKYQDVVKEFQAKLVTKLADLRTNDLDD
- a CDS encoding SDR family oxidoreductase, giving the protein MESRSRMIIGCGYVGIPLAEAFHAAGDSVFPTTRSQERARQFEQQGYHPQIADVTNTDTLRSLPDADTVVFAVGYDADSGASREDVYAEGLKNVLDHLPESTRRLVFVSTTGVYGDADGQTVDEDTPCDPARPGGKAFLKAEQYLRDHSVWSSRSVILRMAGIYGPKRIPRSADIQAGRPIPAPGGGALNLIHVDDAVQAIRLAADAESFSPLYIVSDGTPVDRRDYYKEVARLLGAPEPTFEEPDPDSPAAKRAGSDRKMSNQRLVTELGFQPKHPSYREGLAAILGS
- a CDS encoding S1C family serine protease, with translation MKQRILPSSYLSGSVAASFRKFLIVCGLILCLPLLSNAQDKANPQIQRTAHFAEILTGDAPDNVADLRSMEQQIQQVSKKALAATVGVIVGPAQGSGVIVSEDGLILTAGHVIGAPNRDVTIILNDGTRVKGVTLGMDRSIDSGAIQITTPGKYDYLPIRKSSGLREGEWVLVMGHAGGIVKDRLPALRLGRVLASSRDVIATDATLVGGDSGGPLLDIQGNVIGINSRIGNRITANLHVPSTRYLEDIDRLKKSEVWGRLGGTQPYLGVRCESDRQEVVVTRVTPGSPAAKAGIEEGDEILRLNNRNIGTFDDLKLMVNQYSPGDRIKVRIRRSSGSVITLEVELADRRELDRN
- a CDS encoding DUF4404 family protein, with the translated sequence MQDKLAELRETLVELQRELREVDQLDADTKSRLEGVMESINDALHREDTEALTHPSLRETINEGNSQLEDSSYPSLTRILSNLADILGNSGL